CGTATGGAGTTTCGTATGGATTGAAATATTTATGAACATCGCCATCGGAGAACCACTTTGTACACATATAGTAAAAATGGTCGCTTGTTTGCAATAATTTCCAATCTCGCTGAATATCAGCATTATCAATTTTGCTGATTTTATCTGTCAAGCTATAAAGTTTGTCGAAAGCTTCGTCTTGCAACTCATTCCCAAGCCATGCTGTGAGGTCTCTCTCTTCGTCTGCCCACGAAATCGGATACGGAACATTTACCGCAGAAATAGGGTCGAGTCCGGCGGCAACTTCCGAAGGTGTATTAAAACTAAAGTTTGTAGATTCGAAAACCTTTCCTGGAAGTGCTCTCAGAAAATCGAATATTCCGGTTTCAGCCCATTGGTGCTCGCCAAAAGTTTCGTAGTCCATAAACAAATTCACAACCTCTTCTTTTTCGTTTATAGAATTTAACCAATCTACATATTTTTCGGCTGTTAGTGGCCAGGAATCCCATGCTTTATTTGAAAAACGGAAAGCAATATCGTCGCTCAAACTAAAGTTTTTTAGTAGAACCTTAAGTTTTGGATTTATAGCATTACAATACAGATAATTAGGACTTTTCCATCCCAGAACGTGTTTTGCTCCTTCGGTCAAAATAGCATCGTAGCCCATTTCGCCAACCATTGCACCAATTTCGTCAGAGTAAATTAGCTCAGTATTTCTGAAAACTTTCGGTGTTTGTCCAAAATGTTGTTTAATTTTTTTTGTGTGAAGCTCAACCTGATTGTTAAACTCGTCTTTGCTTTTTAGTGCAGAAAGCGAGTGAGAATAAGTTTCTGCAAGAAATTCAACACAATTAGTTTCAGCCAATTTTTTAAAACTCTCCAAAACATCCGGAGCATACATTTCGAATTGTTCAATTGCAGTTCCCGAAATAGAGAACGAAATTTTGAATTTACTACCAAACTCATTTATCAAATCGAGTAATACATTATTTGTTGGCAGGTAACACTTTTCTGCAACCTTTC
The sequence above is a segment of the Bacteroidota bacterium genome. Coding sequences within it:
- a CDS encoding polysaccharide deacetylase family protein encodes the protein MKTICFYFQVHQPFRLKKYRFFDIGNDHDYYDEYANRTIMRKVAEKCYLPTNNVLLDLINEFGSKFKISFSISGTAIEQFEMYAPDVLESFKKLAETNCVEFLAETYSHSLSALKSKDEFNNQVELHTKKIKQHFGQTPKVFRNTELIYSDEIGAMVGEMGYDAILTEGAKHVLGWKSPNYLYCNAINPKLKVLLKNFSLSDDIAFRFSNKAWDSWPLTAEKYVDWLNSINEKEEVVNLFMDYETFGEHQWAETGIFDFLRALPGKVFESTNFSFNTPSEVAAGLDPISAVNVPYPISWADEERDLTAWLGNELQDEAFDKLYSLTDKISKIDNADIQRDWKLLQTSDHFYYMCTKWFSDGDVHKYFNPYETPYDAFINFMNVLSDFIDRLKAFSEIESEGKSTIKSLEEQIKKYQAELKKLKETKK